GATTACAAGAAATTGTACGagaaatattaatgattttatactTTTTATAAAATTCAACTCATGAAATTTATCTATTTTACCAACCTTTGTACTTTATAATTCTTTTaccaacctttttttttttttttacaatattttaacaaatttttttatttctttattcACATTTATAATCAAAAGGAAAAAACGAAAACGATCACACTTTTTGTTTACAATTTATTGTAAGAGGTGTTTGATATGTTGAAATAGATTATTGTCTCTTGAATTACGTTAAGCACATTAATGTtaaaatacttttgttaaaaaTTTATAGTTATGTACTACAAAAAGTAAACCGTACGCGCCAGAGGGGTGGCCGTCATAACGTGCGACTAACCACCCTGCTTGTTAGAGTCATAAGATAAGTGTGAGGCTTATGCAACTCATAGCTAGGGCCGAGAATGGATGTTAATAAATGAAGAAAAAATAAATATTTGTGTCCACAACTCGACCTAAAATTGTTAATGAATAGAAAACAAATAGAACACAATATACTCCTTGTTAAAACACAAAACTGAAATGAACAGTAACCAGGCGTTGACATCATGCCGACGTTAGTTATTTTGTCCTTTTTCCATTTTTTAAATTATTACCTTCGCCGCAATGTGCGggatttctaactcatttttaaccttttacttgtcttatttttttaataaaatataaaatacgaTAAAAGTTCTAAATTTTTCCCCGTTCAGAGTAATGCAACCTTGTACACTTTTGTACGCTACCTATTAGGTTTACTTACATATTGTTTCCAACCCTTCGTTGACCACCGTACGATCAATGGCGAAAACGTAAATTTTTTTCACTAGGGGCAAAAGAATTTTGGGTCATGGGCTTTTGGGTTGGGAGCAAAATCTGGAAGCTTTTCGGCAAAATATAAAGGCTTTGGCGGGCAAAATCAAATTTTAACCCTGAAAATTTTCAAATTCACCGAGGATAAAATCAAAAAATTCGACATTTTAAGCCTGAAAAAGACTAGAAATTTAAAATTGGCTCGGGGCACCTGCCCCCTGCCCTATGTTGTTTTCGCCATTGCGTACGATTTAAACTTGAAATCTCTTGTAAATATGTCACAACCTTAACAACCGAGCTACCTTGAGAGATGGTGTATAATTATAGTATGCCCTACAATAGAATTAGAAAATTAAAAATTGGGCTCTACAAGAATAGTGTATAGTTAGTAGTAGGTCAAGTTAAAATGTACTCTACAATACTCGAACTTAACTTTCCTAAGTAATTCATCTAATGGAAGAGGATAACCAATGTAGAAATGGCTAATGATATTTTTGTTATTTGGTTAAACAAACTAAACCGTACAATGGTCAATAGTTTAACATATATAGCtaggttttatatttatatatgccaTGCATAGATATTGGAATTGTGATATTTACTAATAGACCAGGTAGTAATACTAGACTATACTTTTGACTTAGCTATAAAAACTATACTTTTGACATTATTATGTATTtcatccgtcccatattaatagtataGTATTTCATGTTAGGATGCCTCAAATAGTCAAATTAATAGTTCACTtctataaatagaaaagaataagaagcTTAAGCTCTATTAGGCCCTAAATGTATGTGGATATGATTAAAGGAGAAACAAAAAGTAAGGGTAAAACTGAAAAATAAACAGAAAGTatagtacttttatgacattttcttaaatGGTATGTTTTTTTATCTGTGAACTATTAATATTAGACGGAAAAAATATATGACGTACAACACATGCATTGATACATACCGCACCCATTAAAATTTAGCATCAAGCTAGCTCGTAAAAGCTCTACCAACACTTCTCCCCTCTCATGTATTGGCGCACCCTCTCTCTCTTTCGCTGATAGGAACTCCTAGAGATTTAATATataattacgattattattattactattattattattattattattattattattattattattattattattattattattattattatggcaaaataatgataacattaagtaATGTGTTTTCATCCAAAGATGAAAAAATCCAAACGTACAAAGAGGAGCAAACGGTAAGACTCAAATTAGAAAACCACGTTAACCCAAACTAACGAGCGAATCGTTATCTAAAATAAAgtttaaacaacaacaacaaaaatcaatCCCACACCTGTTAGGTATGggagaggtgagacgtagacaactCTTCCGCTACCCTAGAATAAAGAAAAGTCATTACTCTATCCCGAGTGAAACACTCCCAATGAAACACTCCAAAAGTTGTGAAAGTTCTCACTCTCTTTGTTCGATGGGTAAAGATATTCCTTTTAAGGGAACCTTCGGCCACAAAGAAAAATAAAGACAACATGAAAATAGTAGAAACAAATTTCCGTGGGTTTAAATCATGCCTTAAATTCAATTTAGGCTATAAGCGGTAGTCAAGTCGGCTAATAGATCGACGCTTGTTGTTGACTCACTTAATAGAGCCGTAAAATTAAGCTTAAACGGATGCTAAGAACCATCCCCAAACATAACAAGGAAACAAGCAAACACCTAATTGAACAAACAATCAAAATACCTATAACCAATCGCCTAAAATGTAAATAATTAAAGCATAACACTATGTGCCGACATTGATCCAAGTTTATTGCCTCTCCTGAAGAAGAGGTGAAAGCAGAGGCGGATCTAGAGTGTAAGgagggggggcgcccgcccccggtggatttcgaaatttttgtgtaaaaattttggatttttcgactttgcccccggtgaattttttttttttgccccaaaagctttatattttgccccaaaaccttcaaattttgttcaaaattctccaaattttgacccaaaaccttcaaattttacccacaaatcttcaaattttgcctaaaaacttcAATTTTTTTCCCCAAAACCTCCATGTTTTACTcaaaaaaattgctatggttttaaaaaaaatttcgcccccggtggGAAAAAATTCTGGATCCGCCACTGGGTGAAAGAATAGGACATCACATTTGACGAACCGTTTCCAACAAGACGTGTCGCATGGAGATAATAGATCCTGCTTCACTAAGCCTTCGTAGAATCTTTGATCTTAACAGTTCAAATCAAGTTCATCATCTTGGTCGTGTAATAGAGAAGCCCCTGCGACAACAAACCACATTCTTTTTAGACTTGTTACCCTTCTTCTTGAAAACCAATATCCCTAGCACTAGGACTTAAAGCTCCATGACCAACACAAATAACCGAACCAGTAAATGGAACGAATTTAGGAGCAATAAAATTGGTGCCTAGTATCCATCTCCAACATCCATTGAATAGGTTACAGAGAGACAACAACACCCTTACCCGATCCACAAACAGTTCCCACACCCTAGCCTTCGCTGAAACCAACGGGTCTTTAATCGAACTAATTTACGGATCAATAGACAAAATCCCAAATTGAACACCTAAATCGAAGACACCGCCATTCGCATTCGTCTTGCTAACGAAAAATTCCCGATTACCAAAATCATTCTCTGTTTCCAATAGAGCTTCTTTTTTTTTTGTTGCAAAAATAATGAAAACTACATGACTAGGAGCTTTGTCAACTGAAAACATACATATACTACAAGAACAACTAGGCTCGAGACTAGAAAACACCACTAACAAGAACCGCAAGCAACCTCTATCTACAAACGAACCTAACCTAGCGCGGAACCGAAAACCACAGACATACCTGAACCGAGACCGTTCAGACTAAACGGctaataaatacatcaaattaaaaCAAGAACCAACGCTCGAAAGTGAATGACATACAACCTATTTAAACTAAAGCTAACCaacataataacaatgccaaaccaAACAAGGATAAAAACAAAACCAAACTAAATGGTCAAGGAAGATGCTATATTCGATCCCAAGGTTAACATTGTTTCTCAAATGGTTAGGTCATAGGGTTCTTGAACGAGGGATCACAAATTCGATCCCAAGGGTTCCAATAGCTTCTTGTATAGTTTCAAGGggctatatataatattattaaattattaattatgatagCCTTGAGTATTTTAATTCCAATTCTCTTTACTGTACCTCCACCCCACTCACTCATCTTTACCTCTTACAAAATAAGTTTATAAGCCCCCAAACCAAAAGTAGATCCAAGGTGGTTGTTAATCTGTCAATTCACAACtcaaatcaatcaatcagtcaaatCAATCATATCATCCCACACATAAATTCCGAAACAAACTCAACCAAAAAAACCATGTCCATCTCTTCTTCCACCACCTCTCCCACCCTACCTCAACTCCTTCACCACCACCACCCTCCTCCTCCGTCATGCTCCGATCAACTCTGCTATGTTCACTGCACCCACTGTGATACCGTTCTTGCCGTATGTATATATTAATTCATCCCTTTTAGGGTTCTTTtaaattagggttttttttttccAGGTGAAAtgtttaataataaaattttgttTTATTAGGTGAGTGTTCCTTGCACGAGCTTGTTCAAGACTGTGACCGTCCGTTGTGGTCACTGCACAAATCTCCTTCCAATGAACATGCCAGCTGGCTTGATGCTCCCACCGTCAGTCAACCAGTTTCATTTTGGTCAATCAAATTTCTTCTCTCCTTCAAATCCTACTCTTCTGGTAATTATCATATATTCttcattttcttttattatttttgttcaaggaactattttttttttaagtGGGTATAAGTAGTTTTTTATCTTGATGAtgctgattattattatgattttaattataggATGATCAAATTTCAAGTGGGGGTTCAAACTTTCTGATCAATCAGAATTTTGCAAATGAATATTCTGTGACTTCTCGGGGAGGATTTAGAGAGCTTCCTAAACCTCCCGTGTCTAATAGACGTAAGTCTACTTCGTTCTTCTTGATTTATATATCGACTAAGAACATGAATCGTTGCAAAATTTAGTAAAAATAAATTTACGGTTAACGATTGTCAACCCCAAAATCAAAGGTCCAAGTTTGATTTTTAATTATAGTTATATTTCATCAAGAATTAAGTGGATTTAAACTAAACAATTTGATAGCTACTACGTATTTCATTAAGTACAAAAATTAGAAAcctaataattaattttaaataagtTGAGAATCAAGTTCTTTTAAAATATTTCTGTTTTATGTGCTTTTTTTTCCCTCTATTAGTCTTCTTTTACTTAGAATGTTTGTTATAAAACTTTCCACATATCCAGAAGAGAGAAAATTAAACCTTTTTTGGACCATATGTCACACGTATCTACATGTTGTCTTTGTTTAAAAGCAAACCTTGACTTGAATAGTAGAAAATTGTGAAAGAACACGTTGTAGTAGAACTAGCTAGAACTCATTGAATGTGATTGCTACGACTAATTAACAATGCTTTAGATCTCTTTCTTCTTAGGTTTATTTAAATGAGTTTGAATAGTTACTGATGATCGATGTTTAAAGGGACCAATGAATTTAATAAAGCTTTTTACttttgatatatatgcatatatccatgctttttttttcatgtttaattaatataaaaagtCACCTTTAACATGTCTCTCTCTTCCTATTTCTCTCATTCTTTAATTTGTGACTTCCTTTTTCTTCCAATCCAATTCAATTCAATACAATTTTTCCCCAAAAGTCCTGTAACTACATTGACACATTCAAAGTAGTACTTGACTTAATTTTTACTCCAAATTAAACTATAATTTTATGCACATAAAAGTACAATATTGAAACATAAATCACTTATTCCCTGTAAAAATCAGTTACCTTAATTAGTAACTAAGTTTCTTTTGAGGTTGATATATTGTCTCTATCTCTCCCGCAAAATATACTAATTTGACATGAGATATGATACTACACAACAAGCTGCATACTGATACATTTACATTTATAAGAAATGTAATTTCGTCCTAATAAATGTAGTACTATACTATATACTACTCCCTGTATTAAAAAGAAACTCGATATTCATGTTTTAGCTACAAATATGAAGTTATTATAGGGAAGTAATTAAATGAGGGAATGCACACAATTTGAAGAGATTTGACATTGATAGTTTGTGGAAAAATAAGAAAGGATGGGTGAGGTGACAGTATAGATACCCTCTCTTTCCTTTTATTAGTATTTCTTTAAACAATTTTTTTCTTCCTGTTTTATAAATCTATCAAAATGAGTAGATAAAGACAAAAAAAGAGGGATAGTAGGAGAAAATATAATGAAAAGTAAAACATGTTTGATGGGTTTTGTTTTGTAAATCATGTCAGCTCCAGAGAAGAGACAAAGAGTCCCCTCCGCTTACAATCGATTTATCAAGTCAGCTTTCATCAtctctttaattttatttttctatATACCCATTTTTATTCCATGTAAAAATTGCTaaaagtagaaataaataaaatgcaataaaataaagtaaaaggaaatatatatataacgGAATTAATGGAGTCCGTCAATATGCAGGGAAGAAATCCAAAGGATCAAAGCTGGGAATCCTGATATTAGTCATAGAGAAGCCTTCAGTGCTGCTGCTAAAAATGTAATACCTCTTCTTCTTTAACTACTAACTATATACTAccgagtattattatttattatactactaatactaattacCAATGTTTTTTTAATAAACTATAAACTATACTACTAGTATTAGGGTTTATTGTACTaaactatataatttatataaatggcTGGTTGTGTTAAATTGTTAAATCAACGGAATTCAAGTTAAATTTTTAGTCTTAACAATGCTATTACCTAGCTACTTATTCCCTCTCTAATTAATTGTACAATATTTTCTACTATACTAGACCTTCGACCAGGCATTCTACCTTTGTCGAATGGAAACCAATACCATTATACCGAGTACGTAGTAAATTATAGATTACTTCAAATCTTTTGAGAGGGATGATCAACTCTTTTTAGATTGTCTTAAGTTGATTGTTCACTTTCACTAATATGTAAGAATAACGAATTAAGTAAAGTTCTTTAACTACGTATAACCTTAATGTATGCTTGTGAgacaaaaaagaaataaaaagtaaaTGGTATGTAAACAAAAAGTAGATCGAATTTAATGCGGAGTAATATTTTTGTATAGTGACAATTAAACTGGAACGTAGAGAGTGGGAGTAGTAACTTCTATGATTAACAAGACTATATTGTACTCGTATATAGTATAGTATAGAGTATAAATACAAAATGGAAAGTGATTACTAAAAGGTTAAATACTTCATTCATTTCAATTACTCTAcatttttacttattattttttatctatttatttgtcAACATGCTTACAACATAAAGGGAAATTTATATTTAGATCCTTATTAATTAATTTGTGAAACTAAAAACTAATTTAAAGCAACAATGAAGAAAAATATTATACAATAAAAATTGCGAACGGAGAGATTAATACGGAGTGTATATGTAGTAGATAAAAAAGCTGAATGATATTCACGCAGTTGAAAGTGATATAGAATAGAAATGATATTTAAAATCCAACATATATACAGTGGGCCCACTTTCCACACATTCACTTTGGACTGATGCCTGATCAGAGGAGTGGCGTAAACAAGAGCAGCATGCGCCAACAGGTACACTGTTCATATCATTTCTCCGTTACAAGATCCCATGGCTCTTgaaaaatacaattattattactagtattatttatttattatttatttactgtaacacatatagatatagatattctgTTGTTTATTTagaataacaaattaatattaatatataaatacatgCATGTACGTAGGATCACACTACAGATGGTGGTTTCATGAAAGATGCTGCTGCTGGTTTCTTTGCTTCTGCAACTGCAAATGTGGGCGTCTCGCCTTATTGATTAGTAGCAACTAGCTTAATTAGTACCTACCAATTATCTTTGTTACTTCATAGCTACTTAATTAATTATTAGCTTTATCTGCGAATTGAATGGAACTTATCTACGTACCTTGTACTTTCAAATTTTTATGTTTCATATATCACACTACGTACTTACTGCtttattctctctctctctctctctctctctctctctctctctctctctctctctctctctctctctctctctctctctctctctctctctctctctctctcacacatatatgtgtgtgtgtgtttgttgggggggggggggggggggcggcATTAGCGAAGCTTGAACTAGTTTGTTGAGGGGGCGAACATAACATGTTATTGAGAAGATCACATAAAATTTacgtataatataaaattttagttTGTTACAACGCATGTATTTATCTATAAAAAATAGAAGATAAACTATACTTGTATGTAATATGTAactttaaaaattaaaactaagttCGGTAAAATCAATTCAATTACTTAATATATATGTTGAAATTTGTATAAACATTGAAATCAATaacaattaaattatatattataaaagtaAATCAATTCCGGTAACCGTAAAAAAAGGAAATTGTAGCCTTTTAAGTTACGAGTGTTTGATATTTTGAATCAAGTAGATATGAATTTGTATGAAAGAGATATGACTAAAATGGTGACAACTCGCAAATTTTGCGAGCCATCATCATTTTTGTCTAATCTTCTTCAAACGAACTCCGATTTAGTTGATTCAGACGCCCAGATGTTCGTAACTCAAAAGGCTATAATTCCCAATCATTACCCAAATTTTTGGGGGAATTAGAGCCCATCCATGCCCAATAAAAGATTTGTCAttgtgtgtatatatgtgtgtgtaaaatTAAAATCATTATGTTTtaagacctcttgcaaggaacttGGTACCCTAACCAATTTGGCTATCTAGTGATGGTTATCTGTATCCATATTCGTTTAATTTTATTTTATCCCTCCTTATTAATATCTAATGAATTAAACGGGTTAATGGATATTAATTGAAAATTCAATAAAATATTTAAGTAACCACACTTTTGGAAATTAAATATAGATAATATCAATTGTTAATGTATAATATGTATCACTACTACATTCCGGCACTTTTAGTCGTGTGGAAAAAGTCTTTTAGACGTGTTCCGCAACACGTCTATATGTGAGGGCTCCAAATGAGTGTACTCATATAGTGCGGTTCAAGGAACCGCTCTAAAAACCAGTAATTAGACGTGTTGTAAAATCGTTAGATTAGGCTGTTCCGTTTGTGtcttttagacgtgttccgttatctTCAATTAGACGTGGTCTGTTAGtttcatttagacgtgttccgttagttgCAATTTAACGTGTTCCGTTACCTACTATTAGATGTGTTCTGTATTTTCCGTTAGTCACTATTAGACGTGTTCATCTAGTTGTAATAAGACGTGTTCATctagttgcaattagacgtgttattgtagttgcaattagacgtgttgatctatttgcaattagacgtgttccgggaTATTTTTTTAAACCCGccaaaatatttaaaattttaaatttttaaaaatttaaaaattaaatatttcaaaTTGCCACCAAATATAACAGACTTCTGCAAGTAGACGTGTTGTATTGTAgcagaattttaaaaatcaattagaCGTGTTGAATTGGTTGTGCTAGTAGACGTGTTAAATTGCAGAATTGCAGAACTGGTAAATACTGGTAAATGTAACAGATTAACAAGAATAAaacaataattaattttattaataaagaaaacccaaatatacatataaattatcttCATAACATTCACAAATGAAAAAAGTCATAAATCTAAATTATCTAGGTATTACAAATGAAAAAAGCTGCCTAGTAATCCATTTCAAAGTAAAGCATCCTGCAGCTCAAAAAATCCACCTGCTCTTCAAAAAATCTCTTGATTTGCTTTACCTGTTTTGAAAGAAAAGTACTTTGAACATGCATTAATATATGGACTTTAACAATAATACCAAATCTCCAAGACCGTTGACACGCAATATCAGATCACATAAAGGTTACACATACCAGACATCAAAAAGGAGACCACAAATGTCATTTTTCCATAATATTGTCGAGATCGATTGTAGATAAACAACGTTCATCCCATGATAGCTgtaaattttatatatgtatataaatatacatatatacatatataatataagctttttgtaacatatacctaaagataaaatttaataattcataACTTAAAATACTTACTTCGTCAATATT
This window of the Rutidosis leptorrhynchoides isolate AG116_Rl617_1_P2 chromosome 7, CSIRO_AGI_Rlap_v1, whole genome shotgun sequence genome carries:
- the LOC139857656 gene encoding axial regulator YABBY 5-like isoform X2, which translates into the protein MSISSSTTSPTLPQLLHHHHPPPPSCSDQLCYVHCTHCDTVLAVSVPCTSLFKTVTVRCGHCTNLLPMNMPAGLMLPPSVNQFHFGQSNFFSPSNPTLLDDQISSGGSNFLINQNFANEYSVTSRGGFRELPKPPVSNRQKRQRVPSAYNRFIKEEIQRIKAGNPDISHREAFSAAAKNWAHFPHIHFGLMPDQRSGVNKSSMRQQDHTTDGGFMKDAAAGFFASATANVGVSPY
- the LOC139857656 gene encoding axial regulator YABBY 5-like isoform X1, which codes for MSISSSTTSPTLPQLLHHHHPPPPSCSDQLCYVHCTHCDTVLAVSVPCTSLFKTVTVRCGHCTNLLPMNMPAGLMLPPSVNQFHFGQSNFFSPSNPTLLDDQISSGGSNFLINQNFANEYSVTSRGGFRELPKPPVSNRPPEKRQRVPSAYNRFIKEEIQRIKAGNPDISHREAFSAAAKNWAHFPHIHFGLMPDQRSGVNKSSMRQQDHTTDGGFMKDAAAGFFASATANVGVSPY